Genomic DNA from Methanofollis sp. W23:
TCGCCGGGGTGGGCGTGCGCTCAAAGACGAAGTACAAAAAAGGTGCGATGGTCGCGGTCTTCACCGAGAAGGACGAACTGGTCGCCCTTGGCGAAGCCCTCGTCGACTCCTCCGCCTACGAACCCGGGCAGACCGGCCTCGTCGTCGCCCCTAAGACCGTGATGATGCCCCCAGGCACCTACCCCTCCCACTGGACTCGCAGGCCGCCGGAGAAAAAGGATACCATTAAAACACCCTGATACAAATAGAATAAGGCACGAGCTGAGGTAGTCTAGCGGTAGGGCGCGGGCCTGGAAAGCCCGTGGGGCGTTGAGCCCCTCGGGAGTTCAAATCTCCCCCTCAGCGTCTTTGTTTTTGTAGAGATCCTTGATGATACTCTTTCCATAAGGATCTGATGAAATTTCGACTTTGTAGATTCAGATATGAACCAAGACACGCCTCACGCATACGTGATGAAGATGTCTCGTCGTTCGATCTCTCTTTTTCAAGACTGAAGAACCGGCGGGGATCGTGTTCAATCACCGCCCCCCACATATCCTCATCGTGGGGGTCCGGGGAGTGCAACCCCCCGGCGCGAGATGGCAGGGAATATTCAACACTTGAAGACGGCCGATAACCCAGAAGAAGTTTCTCTCCTCCGTGTATGGCCCTCAATAGGATTTCTTAACAAGCAATCTTCAGGATCATTTTCATGGAGCATACCCCTACACTCTCTTGAGGGAACATCTCCTCGAACTGAAGCGTCTCCTTCCAGAAATTCTGAACCATCCTCCTCCAAGAGATACACCCCTAGCACGAAGAGGAGTAAAGGTGATTGACTCACGCTCGCACCTGAGATCAGAGATCTCACAATTCCAAGATCTCTACCCTGAAAGAACCAAGAAGACCTGAAGATCTCTGCATTCAGGTGAGAGTGGCCACCCCCTCCAGACCGTGACCATATCCCTGAGGCGCCGCGACCTATATCAGAGGGCACCCCCTCACCAGGGTGAGGGCCATGATCTATGTCGTCCACACTCTGCGCCCTGATCAGGCTGGGCCGTCTTCCTTTCGTCCTCGGAGGGGTCGTCCTCTTTGCCTATGGGGTGCTGGTCGCCGGGTTGACAGAGCCGTCTCCTGTCCCGGCCAGACTCCTCCTCGGCTGCCTGATCCTTGCGGCCGGACAACTCTCGGTCTCCTATTCCAACGACTACTTTGACCGCCGGACCGATGCCCTCGGGAAGAGAACCCATATCTCTGGCGGGAGCGGCGTGCTTGGTGAACGCCCCGACCTCGCACCGGCGGCCAGGTGGATCGCCCTTGGCCTGATCGTCGCCTCTCTTCTCCTTGCCCTCTACTACATCCTCCTTTATCCCGCCCCCTGGTACTTCCTCCTCTTTGTCCTGTCTGGAAACCTCATCGGATGGTATTACACCGCCCCGCCGCTCGCCCTTGCATATCATGGGGGCGGTGAGGTGGCGACCATGCTCACCTTCGGTCTCTTCATGCCAGGGATGGGCTACCTCACGGCGACCGGAGAGTTCAACCTCTTCTTTTTTGCAACCATTCTCCCTCTTTTCTTCCTGGGGCTTGCCTTCATCATCACCGTCGAACTCCCTGACATGGAGGCGGACCATGCCGCAGGGAAACAGACGCTGGTCGCCTCCTTGGGGAGGAAGAAGGCACAGGTCATAGCCATCTTTGCCTGCGCCCTTGCATCCCTTCTTTTCTTCATGGCAGGACCAGTCCACCAGGTTTTCTGGATGATCACCCTCCTCTCACTCGTCCCGCTCACACTCACGGCCGTCACACTCCGGGCGTGTCCGCCGGACCGTGACGGCGCCGTCTCTGGTGCAGGACTGACCATGGCGGGACTTGTCGTCTTCCTGATTGGTGCCGACACTCTCCTGCTCTTCTCACTCCCCTGACCCTCCAGCACCTTCCCAGAGCCCAAAACGGTTTTTCTCGGTGTCCTCGCAGACCGCCAGGAATCCCATGCCTGGCACCTCGGTCTTCCCGGTGAGCACCTGTCCGCCCAGGTCGACGACCCTCTGGAGATATGCCTCGATGGAGGGGACGTCGATATAGATCATCATCTGCTGGTCAGGCGCCTCCCGCCTGAAGAGGTCCCCCCCGACCTCGCCGCCAGTCTCGACCATCCAGAAGTCTTCCTTGAACTCTGCCGGGAATGGCCTGACTTTCCAGCCGAAAAGAGACTGGTAAAATTTCTTCGCCCGGCCGGTGTCGGCCGCAGGGATCTCAAACCATGTGACGGTGGGCATGGACCTGAGTCTGCCGAATCTATGATAGTCTTTCTCATGAACCTGTTCTATCAGGATAGGACCAAGGACGGCAACGCACCCGTCATGGTCGTCATGCTGCCTTCGAGACCTCATCGAGGTCCTGGGGGGCCCAGGCGGCACTCCCCCCAGGTGCGAGGATGCAGGAAGGCGTGATGACCTGACGTGCCGCCCTCAATCACAGGATCCTACCATCTCCCGCGGGGGAGAGCCACGGACTCCCGAAAAATGGGGAAGATGGGTGAGAATGCACAATGGACAGACATAATGATGGGGTTGCCGTCATCGACCCCTCTCCAGACGTGGAGTTCAGGAGAAAAGCGGAGAGAGTTGAAAATGTTGGCTTTGGAGAAATCCTCTGGATCGTTCTCTTCGCCGGGGGCTTGGCCGCCCCCCGGGCCCCCCACGAACACGATTGGTCGTGGACGGCAATCCCTCTTCAGGGAGTTTGAATATGCCTTCCCGGCGGGAACATGGGGGAAGGCGGATACATCACGCTCACACCAGGATACGCAAGGGTTTCTACAAAACCAAAATATTTCGAATTTTCGGCTCTGTAGAATCAGACATAAACTCACGCTCAAGAATACAAGATGAAAACAATCATGAGTCTCCTACTTGTGTACTGAACCGGTGTTCCTCCTTCAGAGCACGACACCACTCGGGACGAACATCGAATGGCCGCACCCGCCTATCTTCGTCGTGGGGGATCCGGGGGCAGCACGCCCCTCCCCACAGAGATTCATCAAGAGGAATTCTATAAACTCGATATTTTTAATATGAGGTCATCCCAAAACTCTCCGGTCCTCATCCTCACCGATTGATAGCGATGGATGACAATGAAGAGATCCCAGTTTTTTCATCGCGCACCCATGCATTCGTCGCCTTCCCACCTCTTTGGCCGGGGGAGCTGCCCCCGGACCCCAGGGATGGCGATGGGGGCGGGAAGGCAGAGAAAAGATCATGAAGACGGGACGCAATCCGCCACCAATCTTCATCGACGGGGAGTCCGGGGGGCGGCAAGCCCCCGGTCGATGAGAGCTTTTAGAATTTCTGGAAGCAAGCACTTCAGTTCAAGGAGATCTTCAACCAGAGAGTTTTGGGATATGCTCTATTTTTATTCTGTATGCCTGAGCCCAAAGTTCATGCCGAATTCTACAGATCCCCAAAATATCTCTGGAACACGCCTACAACTGAGCAGGCCAGGAATAGTCGCGAACGAGAGGGAAGGGGGCGACGAGAGAAGCATCCCACCCCCACGATCTTATCCAGACCTCTCCTGATCCTTCCCGACGCAGGTGAGGGCGGAGGCGACAAGGGTGAGCGTCGCGCTCCTGATCGCGTTGGTCTGCTCAGGGGCAAAATGTGATGAGTGGAGGTACGGCCCTGGTTGCCCCCCGACCATCGTTCCGAACCTGAAGTAGACAAGCGGCACCCCCTCCTGCCCATAGATGGCGAAGTCCTCGCTCCCTGAAAGAGGCGCGATCTCAATGGCCTTCCCCTCGCCGAGCACCTCTTCTGCTGCCGCAGCGCACCGGCTGGTAAGTCCAGCGTCGGTGACCAGCGGAGGGACCGACTCGTCGATGACCGTGACGACCGGCATCAGATCCTCGGGGACGCCGGCGGCCCTGGCGACCCCGGTCGTGACCCGGCGGACGGCCTCAAGCCCCTGATCCCTGACCGTGCTGTGATGATAGCGCAGGTTCACCTTCATCGTCACCTCGTCAGGGATGGTGTTGTGCTTGCTCCCTCCATGGACCGCAGCGATGGTGAGCACGAAGAACTCATTC
This window encodes:
- a CDS encoding prenyltransferase, coding for MSSTLCALIRLGRLPFVLGGVVLFAYGVLVAGLTEPSPVPARLLLGCLILAAGQLSVSYSNDYFDRRTDALGKRTHISGGSGVLGERPDLAPAARWIALGLIVASLLLALYYILLYPAPWYFLLFVLSGNLIGWYYTAPPLALAYHGGGEVATMLTFGLFMPGMGYLTATGEFNLFFFATILPLFFLGLAFIITVELPDMEADHAAGKQTLVASLGRKKAQVIAIFACALASLLFFMAGPVHQVFWMITLLSLVPLTLTAVTLRACPPDRDGAVSGAGLTMAGLVVFLIGADTLLLFSLP
- a CDS encoding VOC family protein, which translates into the protein MRSRRQHDDHDGCVAVLGPILIEQVHEKDYHRFGRLRSMPTVTWFEIPAADTGRAKKFYQSLFGWKVRPFPAEFKEDFWMVETGGEVGGDLFRREAPDQQMMIYIDVPSIEAYLQRVVDLGGQVLTGKTEVPGMGFLAVCEDTEKNRFGLWEGAGGSGE